The Tubulanus polymorphus chromosome 1, tnTubPoly1.2, whole genome shotgun sequence genome contains a region encoding:
- the LOC141910272 gene encoding sodium- and chloride-dependent glycine transporter 1-like: MIEGPKTASTVNLVEENGVATKQANGDNVDIENSSKGLKERGNWGGQVEFILTCIGYAVGLGNVWRFPYLCYKNGGGAFLIPYILMLIFVGLPLFFMEMAFGQFASLGPITIWRINPLFKGMGWAMVIVTFSICLYYNVIVAYCLYYLFASMTSVLPWSTCDNEWNSEYCTNDVNRNIFQNTNCTENQTVFKSSTEEYFYNNVLGLTEGFSVSGKLKWELSLCLLLAWVVVFFVLVKGIQSLGKVVYFTALFPYVLLTALLIQGCTLEGSIDGILYYVTPQWDKLLDGEVWKDAGVQIFYSMGIAQGSSITMASYNKFKNNCLRDALIVPFINCGTSIYAGFVIFSVLGFMAHEKHTTVAEVARAGPGLAFIAYPEAIAKMPLCPPLWAVLFFAMMAMLGFSTQFSMFETVISAICDEYKHVLRTTTKRTVIFRVLICVAAFLLGLPMCLENGMYLLNLIDNFVGGFPLLVIGFLECVVLNHIYGYKRFAADIRLMIGRDPSLFFKATWCYISPLFMLATIVFKAWNYTRLTYNDYVYPDWAEALGWVTVVIPTCMIFIWMLVQYCRTYGYKACIKANVPSSNWGPAMAEDRSDTIYETDRQMETRDSIRKETEESSNGDFGHNNESFNDHL; encoded by the exons ATGATTGAAGGTCCGAAAACTGCGTCAACAGTAAATCTCGTCGAAGAAAAT GGCGTTGCAACTAAGCAGGCTAATGGCGACAACGTTGACATTGAAAACAGTAGCAAAGGGCTGAAGGAACGTGGAAATTGGGGAGGACAAGTGGAGTTTATTCTGACGTGTATAGGATATGCCGTAGGTTTAGGAAATGTCTGGAGATTTCCATATCTCTGTTACAAAAATGGAGGAG GTGCCTTTTTGATACCATACATCTTGATGTTGATATTTGTCGGGCTACCGTTGTTTTTTATGGAAATGGCATTCGGTCAGTTTGCTAGTCTCGGTCCAATCACCATCTGGAGAATAAACCCATTATTTAAAG GTATGGGTTGGGCAATGGTAATAGTGACGTTTTCTATTTGTTTATATTACAACGTCATTGTGGCATATTGTTTGTACTATCTATTCGCGTCGATGACATCGGTTCTACCGTGGTCAACATGTGACAACGAATGGAACAGCGAGTACTGTACGAATGATGTcaacagaaatatatttcaaaaca CAAACTGCACAGAAAATCAGACggttttcaaatcatcaacaGAAGAATATTTTTA TAACAACGTACTCGGTTTAACCGAGGGGTTCTCTGTGTCTGGCAAGTTGAAATGGGAATTGAGTCTATGCCTGCTCTTGGCCTGGGTTGTCGTGTTCTTCGTGTTAGTTAAAGGAATCCAATCGTTAGGCAAG GTGGTATATTTCACCGCGTTATTCCCGTACGTTTTGCTGACGGCTCTTCTCATCCAAGGCTGTACATTAGAAGGTTCAATTGACGGCATACTGTACTATGTCACTCCTCAATGGGACAAACTTCTTGACGGTGAG GTGTGGAAGGACGCAGGAGTTCAGATTTTTTATTCTATGGGTATTGCCCAGGGTTCCTCGATAACAATGGCAagctataataagtttaaaaacaATTGCCTCAG AGACGCTCTAATCGTGCCCTTTATAAACTGCGGTACGAGTATCTACGCTGGGTTCGTAATATTCTCAGTTCTCGGATTCATGGCCCACGAGAAGCATACGACCGTCGCGGAGGTCGCCAGGGCAg GGCCTGGTTTAGCTTTCATCGCTTATCCCGAAGCTATTGCTAAAATGCCTTTATGTCCGCCACTGTGGGCAGTATTATTTTTCGCAATGATGGCCATGCTCGGTTTCAGTACACAG TTTTCcatgtttgagacagtaattAGTGCGATTTGTGATGAATACAAGCACGTACTAAGGACGACGACGAAAAGAACAGTAATTTTCCGTGTGCTGATTTGTGTAGCCGCGTTTCTACTTGGTTTGCCCATGTGTTTAGAG aATGGCATGTACCttctgaatttgattgataattttgtCGGTGGATTTCCACTGCTGGTCATCGGTTTTCTTGAATGCGTTGTGCTAAATCATATATACG GATATAAACGTTTCGCCGCTGATATTCGGTTAATGATAGGCCGAGACcctagtttatttttcaaggccaCGTGGTGTTATATTTCACCTTTATTCATGCTT GCGACGATCGTATTCAAAGCATGGAATTATACACGCCTTACATATAATGACTACGTTTACCCCGATTGGGCAGAGGCTCTCGGATGGGTGACTGTAGTCATTCCTACATGCATGATCTTTATTTGGATGTTGGTACAATATTGCAGGACATATGGGTATAAA GCTTGCATCAAAGCAAATGTGCCGTCTTCAAATTGGGGTCCAGCGATGGCTGAAGATAGATCTGACACGATTTATGAGACAGATAGACAAATGGAAACTCGCGATTCTATCCGCAAAGAAACAGAAGAATCTTCAAATGGTGATTTTGGACACAATAACGAATCGTTTAATGATCATTTATGA
- the LOC141914802 gene encoding D-aminoacyl-tRNA deacylase 2-like yields MSNGEQKATVPRSRALIQQCLSARLQTQPPTEDSPACFVEIKRGIVVYICFLKEADEDTVKRIAKTVMQMKLSEETTSGKYVSVMDLAGDVLIVPQATLGGKSKGKVMQYHGNVDKSVGAELYALFVKECSHWLQSSGKAKANSNEVKAGTYGNRQVLNIETNGPFSHLIEL; encoded by the exons ATGTCTAATGGTGAACAGAAAGCAACCGTTCCAAGGTCGCGGGCTTTGATCCAACAATGTTTGTCTGCAAGACTTCAAACTCAGCCCCCAACTGAAGACTCTCCTGCTTGCTTCGTTGAG ATAAAAAGAGGCATCGTTGTGTACATTTGCTTCTTGAAAGAAGCTGATGAAGATACTGTTAAACGTATCG CGAAAACAGTCATGCAGATGAAACTGAGCGAGGAGACGACGTCTGGAAAATACGTATCGGTCATGGATTTAGCGGGTGACGTGTTGATCGTGCCACAGGCTACGCTCGGCGGTAAATCTAAGGGTAAAGTCATGCAGTATCACGGAAACGTCGACAAATCAGTCGGCGCCGAACTGTACGCGTTATTCGTAAAAGAATGCTCGCATTGGCTGCAAAGTAGCGGCAAAGCTAAGGCTAATTCAAACGAAGTGAAAGCCGGTACCTACGGCAATAGGCAGGTGCTTAATATCGAAACGAACGGTCCGTTCAGCCATCTAATAGAATTATGA